A window from Megalops cyprinoides isolate fMegCyp1 chromosome 8, fMegCyp1.pri, whole genome shotgun sequence encodes these proteins:
- the alx4b gene encoding homeobox protein aristaless-like 4b, whose translation MNAETCVSYCDMTSMDSYYSPSAPQGRDHQANPFRTFQASDTKYSPTFLTNKGQAYGEKPRSPFQQECQSLDATSAESTFNKYHLFMQRSSCKTPPEGSKLHQDSGHNGALISCYAVISDSPGKWRKRERFGQMQQVRTHFSTAYELPLLSRPENYAQIQNPSWIGGSSAASPVPGCVVPCDTVTSCMTPHPHGAGGVSDFLGVPSPGGHMGQTHMGSLFGSPSMGGGINGYDLNMDPDRKSSSIAALRMKAKEHSAAISWAT comes from the exons ATGAACGCCGAGACGTGCGTTTCATACTGCGATATGACATCCATGGATTCATATTATAGTCCGTCTGCACCGCAAGGTAGGGATCACCAGGCAAACCCTTTTAGGACATTCCAAGCGAGTGACACCAAATACAGCCCCACTTTCCTGACCAACAAAGGTCAGGCTTATGGGGAAAAGCCGCGGAGCCCGTTCCAGCAGGAATGCCAGTCATTGGATGCCACTTCGGCGGAAAGCACCTTTAACAAATACCACCTCTTCATGCAGAGATCGTCTTGCAAAACTCCCCCTGAAGGAAGCAAACTCCACCAAGACAGTGGCCACAACGGAGCGCTCATCTCTTGTTATG CCGTcatcagtgatt CCCCCGGAAAA tggaggaagagggagcgCTTCGGTCAGATGCAGCAGGTCCGGACACACTTCTCTACGGCCTACGAGCTGCCCCTTCTGTCTCGACCTGAAAACTATGCACAG ATCCAGAACCCCTCATGGATTGGGGGTAGTAGTGCAGCATCGCCCGTCCCGGGCTGCGTGGTCCCCTGCGACACCGTCACATCCTGCATGACCCCCCACCCGCATGGCGCTGGCGGGGTGTCTGACTTCCTGGGTGTGCCAAGCCCTGGGGGTCACATGGGGCAGACGCACATGGGAAGTCTGTTCGGGAGCCCCAGCATGGGTGGTGGAATCAACGGCTACGACCTCAACATGGACCCTGACCGCAAATCATCCAGCATCGCTGCCCTGCGTATGAAGGCCAAGGAGCATAGCGCTGCCATTTCCTGGGCCACATGA